One Cucurbita pepo subsp. pepo cultivar mu-cu-16 chromosome LG20, ASM280686v2, whole genome shotgun sequence genomic window carries:
- the LOC111783048 gene encoding protein INVOLVED IN DE NOVO 2-like, giving the protein MSVGSKKESETDSLKKYQDFYYADLKQGLIRIKASGSMYRCPFCHGRSGKEDFQFKELLRHASGAGRSSQSWTIKERAKHLALERYMNKYFCLEDQPQPVRKEQRDDRGQPQPVHKGQCYDRDQSQAICKEQRYDCDRPQTVCKEKRYDCKQPQLVHKEQHYDRDRPQSVFKEQNYDCDRPQSDCKQQHYDHDQPQSVHKEEGYDRDQPQPVHKEQYYDRDQPQPKDQPQLVHKEQHYDCDRPQSVRKEQHYNRDRPQFFRKEEVYDHDQPQPVHKEQYYDRDQPQLKGQLEVRNHFLPEDQPQVVQKEQHYDRDRPQSVRKEESHDHDQPQPIHKEQYYDRDQPQPKDQLEVRNHFLPEDQPQVVQKEQHYDRDRPQSVRKVQHYDRDRPQFVHKEERYDHDQPQPVHKDQYYDRDQPQPKDQLKVRNPFLPEDQPQPICKEQCYDRDQLFVWPWMAIVANIQTEIHAGRRVGESGSKLRDEFMRQGFNPLKVHPLWNRFGHSGYAVVEFNKDWDGFRNALMFENSFEVDHQGKKDYNVSRDRGKKLYGWVARDDDYNSKSVFGDYLRKNGDLKTVSGKEAEDNSKALRLVSNLTNTLENKNLHLKEITHKVLETNASLNNMMEQMDETVKIYNDNIRRMQQDARDHLEHIVSEHEKVKLQLKDQKKELQQREHQLLDREAQNDNERRKLYQEKKMNERATLEQKKAEDEVLLLAGEQQKEKEKLHKKIIELEQKLDARQALELEIERLKGSLEVMKHMGEDGDDDAKKKMDQIQQDLNEKEEEFEYFQNINQNLIIKERRTNDEVQDARKELIHVYGGSSTRAFIGVKRMGDLDSKPFCTAIKLKYAKEEADEKAVELCSEWEDKLRDPSWHPFRIIEDDGGQAKEIIDENDEMLKNLRNEYGDEVYKAVVTALMEMNEYNPSGRYTVLELWNFKEGRKATLKEGAAHILKQWKLHKRRKS; this is encoded by the exons ATGTCTGTTGGCTCTAAAAAAGAATCTGAGACTGATAGTTTGAAGAAGTATCAAGACTTCTATTATGCGGATCTGAAGCAAGGTCTCATAAGAATTAAAGCTTCTGGTTCTATGTATAGATGTCCATTCTGCCATGGGAGGAGTGGAAAGGAGGACTTCCAATTTAAGGAGCTTCTCCGACATGCTTCTGGTGCAGGGAGAAGCTCACAGAGCTGGACCATAAAGGAAAGGGCAAAACACTTGGCTTTGGAGAGGTATATGAATAAGTATTTTTGTCTTGAAGATCAACCTCAGCCTGTCCGCAAGGAGCAGCGTGATGACCGTGGTCAGCCTCAACCTGTCCACAAAGGGCAGTGTTATGATCGTGATCAATCTCAAGCTATCTGCAAGGAGCAGCGTTATGATTGTGATCGACCTCAAACTGTCTGCAAGGAGAAACGCTATGATTGCAAACAACCTCAACTTGTCCACAAGGAGCAGCATTATGATCGTGATCGACCTCAATCTGTCTTCAAGGAGCAGAATTACGATTGTGATCGACCTCAATCTGACTGCAAGCAGCAGCATTACGATCATGATCAACCTCAATCTGTTCACAAGGAGGAGGGCTATGATCGTGATCAACCTCAACCTGTTCACAAGGAGCAGTATTATGATCGTGACCAACCTCAGCCAAAGGATCAACCTCAACTTGTACACAAGGAGCAGCATTATGATTGTGATCGACCTCAATCTGTCCGCAAGGAGCAGCATTACAATCGTGATCGACCTCAATTTTTTCGCAAGGAGGAGGTTTATGATCATGATCAACCTCAACCTGTTCACAAGGAGCAGTATTATGATCGTGATCAACCTCAACTGAAGGGTCAACTCGAAGTTCGGAACCACTTTCTTCCAGAGGATCAACCTCAAGTTGTCCAAAAGGAGCAGCATTATGATCGTGATCGACCTCAATCTGTTCGCAAGGAGGAGAGTCATGATCATGATCAACCTCAACCTATTCACAAAGAGCAGTATTATGATCGTGATCAACCTCAACCGAAGGATCAACTCGAAGTTCGCAACCACTTTCTTCCAGAGGATCAACCTCAAGTTGTCCAAAAGGAGCAGCATTATGATCGTGATCGACCTCAATCTGTCCGCAAGGTGCAGCATTACGATCGTGATCGACCTCAATTTGTTCACAAGGAGGAGCGTTATGATCATGATCAACCTCAACCTGTTCACAAGGACCAGTATTATGATCGTGATCAACCTCAACCGAAGGATCAACTCAAAGTTCGAAACCCCTTTCTTCCAGAGGATCAACCTCAACCTAT CTGCAAGGAGCAGTGTTATGATCGTGATCAGTTGTTTGTCTGGCCTTGGATGGCTATTGTAGCAAACATACAAACTGAGATACATGCTGGACGACGTGTTGGGGAAAGTGGTTCCAAACTTAGAGATGAATTTATGAGACAAGGTTTTAACCCTTTGAAGGTTCATCCTCTGTGGAACCGCTTTGGTCATTCTGGATATGCAGTTGTAGAGTTTAACAAGGATTGGGATGGTTTTAGAAATGCcttaatgtttgaaaatagCTTTGAAGTTGACCATCAGGGGAAGAAGGACTATAATGTTTCAAGAGACCGGGGAAAGAAATTGTATGGTTGGGTGGCAAGGGATGATGACTACAACTCGAAAAGCGTATTTGGGGATTATCTGCGGAAGAATGGGGACTTGAAAACTGTATCGGGTAAAGAGGCTGAGGATAACAGTAAAGCATTAAGGCTTGTCTCAAACTTGACCAATACactggaaaataaaaatctacaTCTTAAGGAGATCACTCACAAAGTTCTAGAGACTAATGCATCCTTAAATAATATGATGGAACAGATGGACGAAACGGTTAAAATTTACAATGACA ACATTAGAAGAATGCAGCAGGATGCACGGGATCATTTAGAACATATTGTCTCGGAACATGAAAAGGTTAAACTACAATTAAAAGATCAGAAGAAGGAACTTCAGCAACGTGAGCATCAACTGCTTGATCGTGAGGCTCAAAATGATAATGAGAGAAGAAAGTTGTATcaggagaagaaaatg AATGAAAGGGCCACTTTGGAGCAAAAGAAGGCAGAAGATGAAGTCTTGCTTCTAGCAGGGGAACAACAA aaagagaaggaaaagctTCACAAAAAGATCATAGAGCTGGAACAGAAGCTTGATGCAAGACAAGCATTAGAGTTGGAAATTGAGAGGCTGAAGGGCTCGTTAGAAGTAATGAAACATATGGGTGAGGATGGAGATGATGATgccaagaaaaaaatggaccAGATTCAACAAGATTTGaatgagaaggaagaagaatttgaatactttcaaaacatcaatcaaaATCTCATCATCAAAGAGCGTAGAACCAATGATGAAGTTCAAGATGCGCGCAAAGAATTGATTCAT GTGTATGGCGGTTCGTCGACCAGAGCCTTTATTGGTGTCAAGAGAATGGGGGATCTTGACAGCAAACCATTCTGCACAGCCATAAAGTTGAAGTATGCCAAGGAAGAAGCAGATGAGAAAGCAGTAGAGTTGTGCTCAGAATGGGAGGACAAGCTTCGTGACCCTAGCTGGCATCCCTTCAGGATTATAGAGGACGATGGAGGACAAGCTAAG GAAATtattgatgaaaatgatgagatGTTGAAGAATTTGAGGAATGAGTATGGAGATGAAGTTTACAAGGCCGTTGTTACAGCCTTGATGGAAATGAACGAATATAACCCAAGTGGTAGATATACAGTTTTGGAGCTGTG